The Aurantiacibacter gangjinensis genome includes a region encoding these proteins:
- a CDS encoding M1 family metallopeptidase — protein sequence MRKPLFALTATAMLAACNTDMAEQERVVAPVLTSEQAFDEFTYARPQEARVTHVAFDLDLDFEGRRVEGTATLDVQAAEDATEIVLDSDGLVIGGIQDGNGNDLDYTIGEADPDKGEPITVQLGELTGPGLQQVVITYASGPDAPALQWLDPEQTAGGEYPYVFSQGQAILNRSWIPTQDSPGIRQTWEARITAPKPLNVVMSGISRGDPEDVGENRRAFEFTMDNSIPPYLIAIAAGNIEFAELGPRSGVWAEPEVIEEAAAELSDTEAMIDAAEEIYGTYRWGRYDMIVLPPAFPYGGMENPVMTFLTPTFIAGDRSNTGLIAHELAHSWSGNLVTYASWRDGWLNEGVTSYLTNRISEAVFGVERAEQERALEFAGIEGALESLGNDNPRTALRTPDELNPLEYNSAIMYDKGALFLHTAESIIGRERFDAFMQQWFDENAFQPATSEMFLAALRENVVQGDEELEEALMLDEWIYGTGLPENAVRPGEDVFGTVDTAVAAYADSRELPDAEAWASWNAFEQRRFLEELPEELSNTELAALNESLGLSETGNNEVLFLWLEAALRNEYDPAVPQAEQFLASVGRNKFVAPLFSALWSTGDWGRPIATRIYEQTRGSYHSYTRGNVDGITGYSASDAG from the coding sequence ATGCGCAAACCCCTTTTCGCCCTGACCGCCACAGCCATGCTGGCCGCCTGCAACACCGACATGGCCGAGCAGGAACGCGTCGTCGCGCCCGTCCTGACCAGCGAGCAGGCTTTCGACGAATTCACATATGCCCGCCCGCAAGAGGCGCGCGTCACCCATGTGGCGTTCGATCTCGATCTCGATTTCGAGGGGCGCCGGGTGGAAGGCACCGCCACGCTGGACGTGCAGGCTGCCGAGGATGCAACCGAGATCGTGCTCGATTCCGACGGGCTGGTGATCGGTGGCATTCAGGACGGCAATGGCAATGATCTGGACTATACCATTGGCGAGGCGGACCCCGACAAGGGTGAGCCCATCACCGTGCAGCTGGGCGAACTGACCGGGCCGGGCCTGCAGCAGGTCGTCATCACTTATGCCAGTGGGCCCGATGCACCCGCGCTGCAATGGCTCGACCCAGAACAGACGGCGGGCGGCGAATATCCTTACGTCTTCAGCCAGGGGCAGGCGATCCTCAATCGCAGCTGGATACCCACGCAGGACAGCCCCGGCATCCGCCAGACCTGGGAAGCGCGCATCACTGCGCCCAAGCCGCTCAATGTCGTGATGAGCGGCATCAGCCGCGGCGATCCGGAAGATGTCGGCGAAAACCGCCGCGCTTTCGAGTTCACCATGGACAATTCCATCCCGCCCTATCTGATTGCGATTGCCGCCGGGAATATCGAATTCGCCGAACTTGGCCCCCGCTCGGGCGTGTGGGCAGAACCCGAAGTGATCGAGGAAGCGGCTGCGGAATTGTCCGACACCGAAGCCATGATCGATGCGGCGGAAGAGATTTACGGCACCTATCGCTGGGGCCGGTACGACATGATCGTGCTGCCGCCCGCCTTCCCCTATGGCGGGATGGAAAACCCGGTGATGACTTTTCTTACGCCGACTTTCATTGCGGGCGACCGGAGCAATACCGGCCTCATCGCACATGAACTGGCGCATAGCTGGTCCGGCAATCTCGTAACCTATGCCAGCTGGCGCGATGGCTGGCTGAACGAGGGCGTCACCTCCTACCTCACCAACCGCATTTCCGAAGCCGTGTTCGGGGTGGAGCGCGCCGAGCAGGAGCGCGCGCTGGAATTTGCAGGGATCGAAGGCGCGCTGGAAAGCCTTGGCAATGACAATCCGCGCACCGCGCTGCGCACGCCGGACGAGCTGAACCCGCTCGAATACAATTCGGCCATCATGTACGATAAGGGCGCGCTTTTTCTGCACACCGCGGAAAGCATCATCGGGCGCGAGCGTTTCGATGCCTTTATGCAGCAATGGTTCGATGAGAACGCGTTCCAGCCTGCGACCTCCGAAATGTTCCTTGCCGCGCTGCGCGAGAATGTCGTGCAGGGGGACGAGGAGCTGGAAGAGGCGCTGATGCTGGACGAATGGATTTACGGCACCGGCCTGCCGGAAAACGCCGTGCGTCCGGGCGAGGATGTGTTCGGCACCGTCGACACTGCCGTTGCCGCCTATGCAGACAGCCGCGAGCTTCCCGATGCCGAGGCATGGGCCAGCTGGAATGCGTTCGAGCAGCGCCGCTTCCTCGAAGAGCTGCCCGAAGAGCTGAGCAATACCGAGCTTGCCGCGCTGAATGAATCGCTGGGCCTATCGGAAACCGGCAATAACGAAGTGCTGTTCCTCTGGCTGGAGGCCGCGCTACGTAACGAATATGACCCCGCCGTGCCGCAGGCCGAGCAGTTCCTGGCCAGCGTGGGCCGCAACAAGTTCGTCGCCCCGCTGTTCAGCGCATTGTGGAGCACGGGCGATTGGGGCCGACCCATCGCCACGCGCATTTATGAGCAAACGCGCGGCAGCTATCACAGCTATACGCGCGGCAATGTGGACGGGATCACGGGCTACAGCGCCTCCGATGCGGGCTAG
- a CDS encoding calcium/sodium antiporter: protein MSVAVLILAGLALLALGGELLVRGAVGIAEKLGVSPLLAGLTIVGFGTSMPELATSIQAAFAGSSDIAVGNVVGSNIANIILILGVTAVILPLAANRAAFKRDGIALAASSLAALACVLAGGIGRIAGIALIAALIGYILWAYLSERQSGDAAAQMHEALATDAVAAPATPLSKGTPALAVMTIAGIAAAIYGAGLLVEGAIALAQGWGVSEAVIGLTIVAVGTSLPELVACVVAALRGHGDVALGNVVGSNIYNVFGILGITALVQPLAVPQQIAALDIWVLLGVTALLLLFLRTGWTLKRWEGAVFLALYAGYTALLFLAPAAA, encoded by the coding sequence ATGTCCGTTGCCGTTCTGATCCTGGCCGGTCTCGCGCTGTTGGCGCTGGGCGGCGAATTGCTGGTGCGCGGGGCGGTCGGCATAGCCGAAAAGCTCGGCGTCTCGCCGCTGCTGGCGGGGCTCACCATTGTCGGCTTCGGCACATCCATGCCCGAACTGGCGACCAGCATCCAGGCGGCGTTCGCCGGATCGAGCGATATCGCGGTTGGCAATGTGGTCGGCTCCAATATCGCCAATATCATCCTGATCCTCGGCGTCACGGCAGTGATCTTGCCGCTTGCCGCCAATCGTGCAGCCTTCAAGCGCGATGGCATTGCGCTGGCGGCATCCTCGCTCGCCGCGCTCGCTTGCGTTCTGGCGGGCGGGATCGGGCGTATCGCCGGTATCGCGCTGATTGCGGCGCTGATCGGCTATATCCTCTGGGCCTATCTGTCGGAGAGGCAATCGGGCGACGCTGCGGCGCAAATGCACGAGGCGCTGGCAACAGATGCCGTCGCCGCGCCCGCCACCCCGCTCTCGAAAGGCACCCCTGCGCTCGCGGTAATGACCATCGCCGGCATCGCAGCTGCCATTTACGGCGCGGGCCTGCTGGTGGAGGGCGCGATCGCGCTGGCGCAAGGTTGGGGCGTATCCGAAGCGGTCATCGGACTCACCATCGTGGCGGTTGGCACATCGCTGCCGGAGCTGGTCGCCTGCGTCGTCGCCGCGCTGCGCGGGCACGGCGACGTGGCGCTGGGCAATGTCGTGGGGTCGAACATATACAACGTGTTCGGCATTCTCGGCATCACCGCGCTGGTGCAGCCGCTGGCGGTGCCGCAACAGATTGCCGCGCTCGATATCTGGGTGCTGCTGGGCGTCACCGCCCTGCTGCTGCTGTTCCTGCGAACGGGTTGGACGCTCAAGCGCTGGGAAGGAGCGGTGTTCCTTGCGCTTTACGCCGGATACACCGCCCTGCTCTTCCTTGCGCCCGCGGCTGCCTAG
- a CDS encoding TrkH family potassium uptake protein produces MSALRDPVRLIPFLFAGFIIVGTILLAMPFSSASGEWTSLVTAFFTSTSAVAVTGLIIEDTPVYWSMFGQITIMVLFQIGGFGIMTAATLLGLVAGRQFGLRDKMATQVERSRLDIGDAGSVLKLVLKITVVVESVLATILAIRFATVHDYAWEAAIWHGIFHAISAFNNAGFSTFSDSLMGFQTDPVIQVPVMLTIILTALGYPVMQELRARPLQFAKWTLHTKITVSATIVLLLVGFFATLGMEWDNPDTLGPMSTGAKVLNSWFHSITPRTTGFNTLDMGAMRDQTIVLNYILMFIGGGSAGTAGGIKITTFVVLLIIVWSEIRRQRDAVVFGRRIERGVERQALSIATLGATLIMLATMYLLSITGLPLRDVLFEAISAFSTVGLSTGITADLPPSGHIALCVLMFVGRVGTITVATALALGAAQHKPYRYPEEAPIVG; encoded by the coding sequence ATGTCCGCACTGCGCGATCCCGTCCGGCTGATTCCCTTCCTGTTTGCGGGTTTCATCATTGTGGGCACCATCCTGCTTGCGATGCCTTTCTCCAGCGCATCCGGCGAGTGGACTTCGCTGGTGACGGCGTTCTTCACTTCGACCTCTGCCGTCGCGGTGACCGGCCTCATCATCGAGGATACGCCGGTCTACTGGTCGATGTTCGGCCAGATCACCATCATGGTGCTGTTCCAGATCGGCGGCTTCGGCATTATGACCGCAGCCACGCTGCTCGGCCTCGTCGCCGGGCGGCAATTCGGCCTGCGCGACAAGATGGCGACGCAGGTGGAGCGCAGCCGGCTGGATATCGGTGATGCCGGATCGGTGCTGAAACTGGTGCTGAAGATCACGGTGGTCGTAGAATCCGTGCTCGCCACCATCCTCGCCATCCGCTTTGCGACCGTGCACGATTATGCTTGGGAAGCGGCAATCTGGCACGGCATCTTCCACGCTATAAGCGCCTTCAACAATGCCGGTTTCTCGACCTTTTCCGACAGTCTGATGGGTTTCCAGACCGATCCGGTCATCCAGGTTCCGGTGATGCTCACCATCATCCTGACCGCGCTGGGCTACCCCGTGATGCAGGAATTGCGCGCACGGCCATTGCAGTTTGCCAAGTGGACGCTGCACACGAAGATTACCGTGTCCGCCACCATCGTGCTGCTGCTGGTGGGCTTTTTCGCCACGCTGGGCATGGAATGGGACAATCCCGATACGCTTGGCCCCATGTCGACCGGCGCCAAGGTGCTCAATTCGTGGTTCCATTCGATCACGCCGCGCACCACCGGCTTCAACACGCTGGATATGGGCGCGATGCGCGACCAGACCATCGTGCTCAATTATATCCTCATGTTCATCGGCGGCGGCAGTGCAGGTACGGCGGGCGGCATCAAGATTACGACCTTCGTGGTGCTGCTGATCATCGTCTGGTCGGAAATCCGCCGCCAGCGCGATGCGGTGGTGTTCGGCCGGCGGATCGAGCGAGGGGTGGAGCGGCAGGCGCTCTCCATCGCCACGTTGGGCGCGACGCTCATCATGCTGGCGACCATGTACCTGCTCTCCATCACCGGCCTGCCGCTGCGCGATGTTCTGTTCGAGGCGATCAGCGCCTTTTCGACCGTGGGCCTGTCCACCGGCATCACTGCCGACCTTCCGCCTTCGGGCCATATCGCGCTGTGCGTGCTGATGTTCGTAGGCCGCGTGGGAACCATCACCGTGGCCACCGCGCTTGCCCTTGGTGCTGCCCAGCACAAACCCTATCGCTATCCCGAGGAGGCCCCCATTGTCGGCTAA
- a CDS encoding potassium channel family protein: MSAKRKPVLVIGLGRFGGAVAQTLERMGHEVLGVDTDPAYVQQFAGELTQVVEADCTELDCLSRLGAGEFESAVVGIGSDIEASVLTVLALIDLGVPNIWAKATNEKHGRILQKMGAHHVVFPEQRMGERVARLLNERLLDFISFEDEFAIAKLAAPASIVGVPLVTSECRKKHGVTVVGVKREGEDFIHATPDTLILPDDLVVVSGRTEDIEAFAAIG; the protein is encoded by the coding sequence TTGTCGGCTAAACGCAAACCTGTTCTCGTCATCGGCCTGGGCCGCTTCGGCGGTGCCGTGGCGCAAACGCTGGAGCGCATGGGGCACGAGGTCTTGGGCGTCGATACCGACCCCGCCTATGTCCAGCAATTCGCCGGCGAACTGACGCAGGTGGTGGAAGCCGACTGCACAGAGCTGGATTGCCTGTCCCGCCTGGGCGCAGGCGAGTTCGAAAGCGCGGTCGTCGGCATCGGCTCCGACATTGAGGCGAGCGTGCTGACCGTGCTGGCGCTGATCGATCTGGGCGTGCCCAATATCTGGGCCAAGGCCACGAACGAAAAACATGGCCGCATCCTGCAAAAGATGGGCGCGCATCACGTCGTATTCCCCGAGCAACGCATGGGCGAGCGCGTGGCGCGCCTGCTGAACGAGCGGCTGCTCGATTTCATCAGCTTCGAGGACGAGTTCGCCATCGCCAAGCTGGCCGCGCCTGCCAGCATTGTCGGCGTGCCGCTGGTCACCAGCGAGTGCCGCAAGAAGCACGGCGTCACCGTGGTCGGCGTGAAGCGCGAAGGCGAGGATTTCATCCATGCGACCCCCGACACGCTGATCCTGCCCGATGACCTTGTGGTTGTTTCCGGCCGCACCGAAGACATCGAGGCTTTCGCCGCGATCGGGTAG
- a CDS encoding RelA/SpoT family protein, producing MLRQYELVERVKDYDPDADEALLNRAYVYTVQKHGSQKRASGDPYFSHPVEVAGLMTDLKLDQQTIITALLHDTVEDTLATIDDIEENFGTEVARLVDGVTKLSKIEAMPENERAAENLRKFLLAMSEDLRVLLVKLADRLHNMRTLHHIKKPEKRRRIARETMDIYAPLAERVGMYEYMREMQLLAFEQLEPEAYHTITKRLDQLRQSDAGQVDRIALDIKQALSGAGLDTEIWGREKHPYSIWRKMAERHVSFEQVTDIMAFRVLTDSVEDCYRALGVLHQTFQFVPGRFKDYISTPKNNGYRSLHTTLFYDQSMRVEVQIRTREMHRTNGFGLAAHWAYKQGGQVDGQVGWLRDLIEIVEQSHDAEELMENTKLAIYQDRIFAFTPKGSLFQLPKGSTAVDFAFAVHTDLGAQTVGAKINGRHMPLRTPLGNGDVVEIIKGKNAEPQLSWLGFVVTGKARSAIRRAVRQKERSEIAEIGTKLFEEITDRLPAKVGKKAIRQAVERLGMSDVDDFMYAIGSAKLSDREVMEAVVPGSTADLPSDPPQERAISIKGLTPGVGFDLGECCHPVPGDRIVGLRRPHESVEVHTIDCLELANGVDADWVDLSWGERSQGAVGRLNVVLYNRPGTLAEMAGAFARNAANVMHLELLQRDDPFHTYAVDLEVQDLAHLTRILSALRATDAVAQADRV from the coding sequence ATGCTGCGCCAGTACGAACTTGTTGAGCGGGTCAAGGATTATGACCCCGACGCCGACGAGGCGCTGCTCAACCGCGCCTATGTGTACACGGTGCAAAAACACGGCAGCCAGAAGCGCGCCAGCGGCGATCCGTATTTCAGCCATCCGGTAGAAGTCGCCGGGCTGATGACCGACCTGAAGCTGGACCAGCAGACCATCATCACCGCGCTGCTGCACGATACGGTGGAAGATACGCTCGCCACCATCGACGATATCGAGGAAAATTTCGGCACCGAAGTCGCCCGGCTGGTGGACGGTGTCACCAAGCTTTCCAAGATCGAGGCCATGCCGGAAAACGAGCGGGCGGCGGAAAACCTGCGCAAGTTCCTGCTCGCCATGTCGGAAGACTTGCGCGTGTTGCTGGTGAAGCTGGCAGACCGGCTGCACAATATGCGCACGCTGCATCACATCAAGAAGCCGGAAAAGCGCCGCCGAATCGCCCGCGAAACGATGGATATCTACGCCCCGCTGGCAGAGCGGGTGGGCATGTACGAATATATGCGCGAGATGCAGCTGCTCGCCTTCGAGCAGCTGGAGCCGGAAGCCTATCACACCATCACCAAGCGGCTGGACCAGCTGCGCCAGAGCGATGCCGGGCAGGTCGACCGCATCGCGCTCGACATCAAGCAGGCGCTTTCGGGCGCCGGGCTGGATACGGAGATATGGGGCCGCGAGAAGCACCCCTATTCGATCTGGCGCAAGATGGCAGAGCGGCATGTCAGCTTTGAGCAGGTGACCGACATCATGGCCTTCCGCGTGCTGACCGACAGCGTGGAGGATTGCTACCGCGCGCTGGGCGTCCTGCACCAGACCTTCCAGTTCGTGCCCGGGCGCTTCAAAGATTACATCTCCACGCCCAAGAACAACGGCTACCGATCGCTGCACACCACATTGTTCTACGACCAGTCCATGCGCGTGGAGGTGCAGATTCGCACCCGCGAAATGCACCGCACCAACGGCTTCGGCCTTGCCGCGCACTGGGCGTACAAGCAGGGCGGGCAGGTGGACGGGCAAGTCGGCTGGCTGCGCGACCTGATCGAGATCGTGGAACAGAGCCACGATGCCGAAGAGCTGATGGAGAACACCAAGCTCGCCATCTACCAGGACCGGATTTTCGCTTTCACGCCCAAGGGTTCGCTTTTCCAGCTGCCCAAGGGATCGACTGCCGTAGACTTCGCCTTTGCCGTGCATACGGACCTTGGCGCGCAGACCGTGGGCGCCAAGATCAACGGCCGCCACATGCCGCTGCGCACGCCGCTGGGCAATGGCGACGTGGTGGAGATCATCAAGGGCAAGAATGCCGAACCGCAGCTGAGCTGGCTGGGATTCGTCGTCACCGGCAAGGCGCGCTCTGCCATTCGCCGGGCAGTGCGCCAGAAGGAGCGCAGCGAGATCGCCGAGATCGGCACCAAGCTGTTCGAGGAAATCACCGACCGCCTGCCTGCCAAGGTGGGCAAGAAGGCGATCCGGCAAGCTGTCGAGCGGCTCGGCATGAGCGATGTCGACGATTTCATGTACGCCATTGGCTCTGCCAAACTGTCCGATCGCGAGGTGATGGAAGCCGTTGTGCCGGGCAGCACAGCCGACCTGCCCAGCGATCCGCCGCAAGAACGCGCCATCTCCATCAAGGGGCTGACGCCGGGCGTCGGCTTCGACCTTGGCGAATGCTGCCACCCGGTGCCCGGTGACCGGATCGTGGGCCTGCGCCGCCCGCATGAAAGCGTGGAAGTCCACACGATCGACTGCCTGGAACTCGCCAATGGCGTGGATGCAGACTGGGTCGATCTGAGCTGGGGCGAACGATCCCAGGGCGCGGTCGGACGGCTGAACGTGGTACTTTACAACCGCCCTGGCACGCTGGCCGAAATGGCGGGCGCGTTCGCGCGCAATGCAGCCAATGTCATGCATCTGGAGCTGCTACAGCGCGACGATCCGTTCCACACCTATGCGGTAGATCTCGAAGTGCAAGATCTGGCGCACCTCACCCGCATCCTCAGCGCACTGCGTGCGACCGATGCCGTGGCGCAGGCGGACAGGGTCTAG
- a CDS encoding peptidylprolyl isomerase, whose product MKHLIASTLALALSLPAIAQEAEPEPATPTSVVAAAQDSEWIAIAPDDLLVMDLAPDSYGSDRRVVIQLIPPPFSQPWVENIRTLARAHWWDGTSINRVQDNYVTQWGDVTEEKPVPIGIESPSIPYEVRLPRTYSLNEAGIDHETATFTEARIIGSRDSYASLVGTVAGWPVAMSLDAAWPIHCYGYVGVGRSYAPDTGTGAELYTIIGQPQRHMDRNLAVVGRIIDGMEHLSSLPRGSGELGFYSEEEAHLRTPILSVRLASEMEDAPSFEYLSTESQSFAAYVAVRANRDDAFYTVPAGGVDVCNVEVPVRRVDAEPQS is encoded by the coding sequence ATGAAACACCTGATCGCCAGCACGCTCGCCCTCGCCCTTTCGCTTCCCGCCATCGCGCAGGAGGCAGAGCCCGAGCCGGCAACGCCAACCTCCGTCGTCGCCGCCGCGCAGGACAGCGAATGGATCGCCATCGCACCTGATGATCTGCTGGTGATGGACCTGGCCCCCGACAGTTACGGCAGTGACCGGCGCGTGGTCATCCAGCTGATCCCCCCGCCCTTCAGCCAGCCCTGGGTGGAGAATATCCGCACCCTCGCCCGTGCCCATTGGTGGGACGGCACGAGTATAAACCGCGTGCAGGACAATTACGTTACCCAATGGGGCGATGTGACGGAGGAGAAGCCGGTTCCGATTGGTATTGAATCACCTTCTATACCCTACGAAGTGCGGTTGCCTCGGACATATTCCCTAAATGAAGCCGGTATAGATCACGAGACCGCCACTTTTACCGAGGCGCGCATTATTGGATCGCGTGACTCCTATGCGTCTTTGGTAGGCACCGTAGCCGGATGGCCCGTTGCAATGTCTCTGGACGCTGCATGGCCCATCCACTGTTATGGCTATGTCGGCGTCGGCCGGAGTTACGCGCCCGACACCGGCACCGGTGCTGAACTTTACACGATCATCGGCCAGCCACAGCGGCATATGGATCGCAACCTTGCCGTTGTCGGGCGTATCATCGACGGGATGGAGCATCTCTCCAGCCTGCCGCGCGGCTCCGGGGAACTGGGCTTCTACAGCGAGGAAGAGGCGCATTTGCGCACGCCGATCCTCTCCGTGCGGCTCGCCAGCGAGATGGAGGACGCGCCGTCCTTCGAATATCTCAGCACGGAAAGCCAGAGCTTTGCCGCCTATGTCGCGGTGCGGGCCAATCGCGACGATGCGTTTTACACGGTGCCTGCTGGCGGGGTGGATGTGTGCAATGTCGAGGTGCCGGTCCGACGCGTCGATGCGGAGCCGCAAAGTTGA
- a CDS encoding metallopeptidase family protein — MTRTIGIAPSIAEMEAMAQRALDRIPPAFAEHLGAVVMQVQDFAEDDLLAEMDIESPFDLTGVYEGVPLTERSIEHSGTMPDRVRLFRMPILLEWSERGDETLEHLVAHVLVHEIGHHFGLSDEDMHTLEEQVR; from the coding sequence ATGACCCGGACGATCGGCATCGCCCCTTCCATCGCCGAAATGGAGGCCATGGCGCAGCGCGCGCTGGACCGCATCCCGCCTGCCTTTGCGGAGCATCTGGGCGCCGTCGTGATGCAGGTGCAGGACTTTGCCGAAGACGATTTGCTTGCCGAAATGGACATTGAAAGCCCGTTCGACCTGACCGGCGTTTACGAAGGCGTGCCGCTGACCGAGCGCAGCATCGAACATTCCGGCACCATGCCTGACCGCGTCCGCCTGTTCCGCATGCCGATCCTGCTCGAATGGTCGGAACGCGGCGATGAAACGCTCGAACATCTGGTGGCGCATGTGCTGGTGCACGAGATCGGCCACCACTTCGGCCTGTCGGACGAAGACATGCACACGCTGGAAGAGCAGGTTCGCTAG
- a CDS encoding recombinase family protein: MKKVRCAIYTRKSSEEGLEQDFNSLDAQSDACAAYITSQTSEGRSLIGNSYDDGGISGGTMKRPALQRLLKDIRDGKIDIVVVYKVDRLTRSLLDFAKLVETMDKAEVSFVSVTQSFNMTNSMGRLTLNMLLSFAQFEREVTAERIRDKIAASKAKGMWMGGVSPLGYEPNGRTLRIIEEHAVIIRDLFERYRKYGNVRLVFDQLIDERIKVPKRTLRSGKAIGGSFFTRGQIYRILSNPIYIGEIQHKDRTYKGQHKPIIDRDVWNAVQCRLGENRQGEQRSKSIRSPSMLAGKVSDESGEPLVASHACKGKIRYRFYVSRSLQHDGGRTAEGWRIPAKELEGAVIERLASELEQPLALIEQMGGELSASSLSSLSTKAEALAARIREKQVSSIRPLIEHVKVSAKHLDISLHATGRASELSLPATQPIRNPTLAIDVCLKRTGRALQLVQSNGRSGIKQVDATLLRLVQQGRSWWEEIVSGQQSIAQFARGHDVTASYVTRMVRLAFLSPQIVEAVATGTQPVALTPSRLRTVELPASWSDQQKLLGT; encoded by the coding sequence ATGAAGAAAGTCCGCTGCGCCATCTATACCCGCAAATCAAGCGAGGAAGGACTAGAGCAGGATTTTAACTCGCTCGATGCCCAGAGCGATGCCTGCGCTGCCTATATCACAAGCCAGACATCGGAAGGCAGGTCGCTAATCGGGAACAGTTACGACGATGGCGGTATCTCTGGTGGGACGATGAAGCGCCCTGCTCTGCAGCGGCTTTTAAAGGACATTCGCGACGGAAAAATCGATATCGTGGTGGTCTACAAGGTCGACCGCCTAACGCGTTCGCTGCTCGACTTCGCTAAGCTGGTCGAGACCATGGATAAAGCGGAGGTCAGCTTCGTCTCTGTGACCCAGTCTTTCAACATGACCAACAGTATGGGGCGCCTGACCCTCAATATGCTTCTCAGCTTTGCGCAGTTCGAGCGCGAAGTTACCGCTGAGCGTATCCGCGACAAGATTGCTGCTTCAAAGGCCAAGGGTATGTGGATGGGCGGGGTATCTCCACTTGGCTATGAGCCGAACGGGCGAACGCTCCGGATCATCGAAGAACATGCTGTTATCATCCGAGACCTGTTCGAGCGTTATCGCAAGTATGGCAACGTTCGGCTCGTATTCGACCAGCTTATTGACGAACGGATCAAAGTGCCCAAGCGTACTCTGCGCTCGGGCAAAGCGATTGGCGGTTCATTCTTCACAAGGGGCCAGATCTACCGGATACTTTCTAACCCGATTTATATCGGCGAAATCCAGCACAAGGATCGGACCTACAAGGGACAGCACAAGCCGATCATCGACCGCGATGTGTGGAACGCCGTGCAATGCAGGCTGGGCGAGAACCGGCAAGGCGAGCAGCGATCGAAGTCAATCCGATCGCCCAGCATGCTGGCAGGCAAAGTGTCTGATGAAAGCGGTGAGCCGCTGGTCGCAAGCCATGCCTGTAAAGGCAAGATTCGCTATCGCTTTTATGTCAGCAGATCGCTTCAGCACGATGGTGGCAGGACCGCCGAGGGCTGGCGGATACCTGCAAAAGAGCTCGAAGGTGCGGTCATCGAACGACTGGCAAGCGAACTCGAGCAACCGCTTGCGCTGATTGAACAAATGGGCGGCGAGTTATCCGCGAGCAGCTTGTCATCCCTATCGACGAAAGCTGAAGCGCTGGCAGCACGCATTCGGGAAAAACAGGTATCCTCGATCCGTCCGCTGATCGAGCATGTGAAGGTCTCTGCCAAGCACTTGGATATCTCACTCCATGCAACTGGGCGTGCCTCCGAACTGAGCCTTCCGGCAACACAGCCCATTCGCAATCCCACGCTAGCAATAGACGTCTGCCTCAAACGAACCGGAAGAGCGCTGCAACTCGTTCAGTCGAACGGACGCAGCGGTATCAAGCAGGTCGATGCAACGCTGCTGCGTCTCGTTCAACAGGGAAGATCCTGGTGGGAAGAGATCGTATCGGGCCAGCAAAGCATCGCGCAGTTTGCGCGGGGTCACGATGTAACAGCATCATACGTCACCCGCATGGTGCGACTGGCATTCTTGTCCCCGCAGATCGTTGAGGCCGTTGCTACGGGCACTCAACCAGTCGCGCTAACTCCTAGCCGACTCCGGACCGTCGAACTTCCAGCGAGCTGGTCAGATCAGCAGAAGTTGCTGGGTACTTGA
- a CDS encoding DUF2924 domain-containing protein produces MNRLDEQLVELEARNRPELKDRWVKLTGRPAPNVSAALLRLAIGYELQAKALGKLSRKTKQALNTGASSKAITRDLKPGMRLAREHGGKVHVVTIGDAGEIIWNGRQWNSLSEVARAITGTRWSGPAFFGLRDKAKAA; encoded by the coding sequence ATGAACAGGCTCGACGAGCAGCTTGTCGAGCTGGAGGCACGCAATAGGCCCGAGCTCAAGGACCGGTGGGTGAAGCTCACCGGTCGACCAGCTCCCAATGTAAGCGCAGCGCTGCTTCGCCTCGCGATTGGCTACGAACTGCAGGCCAAAGCGCTGGGGAAGCTGTCGCGAAAGACGAAGCAGGCATTGAATACAGGTGCAAGCAGTAAAGCGATCACACGCGACCTCAAACCCGGCATGCGGCTGGCGCGCGAGCATGGCGGCAAGGTCCACGTGGTCACAATCGGCGATGCTGGCGAGATCATATGGAATGGCCGCCAATGGAACTCGCTAAGCGAGGTCGCGCGCGCGATCACTGGAACGCGCTGGTCAGGCCCTGCCTTCTTCGGCTTGCGAGACAAAGCGAAAGCCGCATGA
- a CDS encoding DUF3489 domain-containing protein — protein MTTKTPKKPAAKATKTAPPRETKIGKVIALLKRKQGATLDQIVKATGWQPHTARAAMTGLKKKGYTIERKAFDGVSHYLITASARV, from the coding sequence ATGACAACCAAGACGCCGAAGAAACCTGCCGCTAAAGCGACCAAGACAGCGCCGCCGCGCGAGACCAAAATCGGGAAGGTCATCGCGCTTCTGAAGCGGAAGCAGGGCGCGACGCTCGATCAGATTGTGAAGGCCACAGGCTGGCAACCACACACGGCTCGGGCCGCGATGACCGGACTTAAGAAGAAAGGCTACACAATCGAACGTAAGGCTTTCGATGGAGTCTCGCATTATCTTATCACGGCAAGCGCGAGAGTATGA